One Thermococcus eurythermalis DNA segment encodes these proteins:
- the hmgA gene encoding hydroxymethylglutaryl-CoA reductase (NADPH) codes for MEFEELVEKVVKGEIKLHQVEKYTDKRRATEVRRKALEKKLGVKLEHIGHYSIDPEQLIGRNIENMIGVVQIPMGVAGPLKINGEYAKGEFYIPLATTEGALVASVNRGCSALTEAGGVKTTLIDDKMTRAPLLKCPDARRAREVAEWVKANIDYLQEKAVSKVTRHGKLRDVKPYIVGNNLYLRFEFETGDAMGMNMVTISSEEIMKVIEEEFPDVRYLALSGNLCVDKKPNAMNFINGRGKTVIAEAIVPREIVEKKLKTTPELIAEVNYRKNLVGSAQAGSYGFNAHFGNIVGAIFLATGQDEAQITEGSHGITLAEVTPEGDLYISVTMPSLEIGTVGGGTRVPTQREALSIMGVAGGGDPPGTNAKKFAEIVAGAVLAGELSLLAAIAAKHLAKAHKELGR; via the coding sequence ATGGAGTTTGAAGAGCTCGTTGAGAAAGTCGTTAAGGGAGAGATAAAACTCCACCAGGTCGAAAAGTACACCGACAAGAGAAGGGCGACCGAAGTCAGACGGAAGGCCCTTGAGAAGAAGCTCGGCGTCAAGCTCGAGCACATCGGGCACTACAGCATAGACCCGGAGCAGCTCATAGGCAGGAACATCGAGAACATGATAGGCGTCGTCCAGATACCGATGGGCGTCGCCGGGCCGCTTAAAATAAACGGCGAATACGCCAAGGGCGAGTTCTACATACCGCTCGCGACCACTGAAGGCGCGCTCGTTGCAAGCGTTAACCGCGGCTGTTCTGCCCTGACCGAGGCCGGTGGGGTTAAGACGACTCTCATAGACGACAAGATGACGAGGGCACCGCTCCTCAAGTGCCCGGACGCAAGGCGCGCCAGGGAGGTTGCCGAGTGGGTTAAAGCAAACATAGACTACCTCCAGGAGAAGGCGGTCAGCAAGGTCACCAGACACGGCAAGCTGAGGGATGTTAAGCCCTACATCGTCGGCAACAACCTCTATCTGCGCTTTGAGTTCGAGACCGGCGATGCAATGGGCATGAACATGGTCACGATATCGAGCGAGGAGATAATGAAGGTCATCGAGGAGGAGTTCCCGGACGTTCGCTATTTAGCGCTCTCAGGCAACCTCTGCGTTGACAAGAAGCCGAACGCCATGAACTTCATCAACGGGCGCGGGAAGACCGTCATAGCGGAGGCGATAGTCCCGCGCGAAATCGTCGAGAAAAAGCTGAAGACCACGCCGGAGCTCATAGCCGAGGTGAACTACCGCAAGAACCTCGTCGGCTCCGCACAGGCCGGCTCCTACGGCTTCAACGCTCATTTCGGAAACATCGTCGGTGCAATCTTCCTCGCCACCGGACAGGACGAGGCCCAGATTACAGAGGGCTCCCATGGCATAACCCTGGCAGAGGTCACCCCTGAGGGAGACCTCTACATCAGCGTAACGATGCCAAGCCTTGAAATCGGAACCGTCGGCGGTGGAACCCGCGTCCCGACCCAGAGGGAGGCCCTCTCAATCATGGGCGTCGCCGGCGGCGGAGACCCGCCCGGAACGAACGCCAAGAAGTTCGCGGAGATAGTGGCAGGTGCTGTCCTAGCGGGCGAGCTCTCGCTCCTTGCGGCGATAGCTGCAAAGCACCTGGCAAAGGCCCACAAGGAGCTGGGGCGCTAA
- a CDS encoding transcriptional regulator, translating to MATRRERIISLLEERDYSVSELAQVLGIRGKGSKRLILEDIRAIQKVLKREGKVLLIKPAECRKCGFRFKPEINIPSRCPRCKSEWIEEPRFMIAGR from the coding sequence ATGGCCACTCGGCGGGAACGGATAATAAGCCTTTTGGAGGAGAGGGACTATTCCGTAAGCGAGCTAGCGCAGGTTCTCGGCATCAGGGGAAAGGGGAGCAAGAGGCTAATCCTCGAGGACATCAGGGCCATTCAAAAAGTCCTTAAACGCGAGGGGAAGGTTCTCCTCATAAAGCCCGCTGAATGCAGGAAGTGTGGCTTCCGCTTTAAACCGGAAATCAACATCCCGTCCCGCTGTCCCCGCTGCAAGTCCGAGTGGATTGAGGAGCCGAGGTTTATGATAGCCGGGCGGTGA
- the gatD gene encoding Glu-tRNA(Gln) amidotransferase subunit GatD — MRKVEEFMKRHNLEVGDLIRVVKREGDERITFEGLVMPPYELSPGETLTIKLDNGYNVGVLIDAIESVEVIEKAVEKPKMEFKEVLPRREGLPSVTILGTGGTIASRVDYKTGAVHPAFTAEELAKAVPEIFEMANITPKLIMNILSEDMKPAYWVKIAEEVAKALNGDEDGVVIAHGTDTMGYTASALSFMLRNLTKPVVLVGAQRSSDRPSSDAAMNLTCAVKMATSDIAEVMVVMHGETSDTYCLAHRGTKVRKMHTSRRDAFRSINDVPIAKVWPKGEIEFLRSDYRRRGEGEVIADTKMEEKVALLKVYPGISGEILDFLVDKGYKGVVIEGTGLGHVPQDFIPHVERAVQEGVAVCVTSQCLYGRVNLNVYSNGRKLLRVGAIPCEDMLPETAYVKLMWVLGHTNDLKEVEKMMLTNYAGEITPYTRYDTFLR, encoded by the coding sequence ATGAGAAAGGTTGAGGAATTTATGAAGAGACATAACCTTGAAGTGGGCGACCTAATCAGGGTCGTCAAGAGGGAGGGGGACGAGAGGATTACCTTCGAAGGCCTCGTGATGCCACCCTACGAGCTTTCTCCTGGGGAGACGCTGACGATAAAGCTCGACAACGGCTACAACGTCGGCGTTCTAATTGACGCCATTGAGAGCGTTGAAGTCATTGAAAAGGCCGTCGAGAAGCCGAAGATGGAGTTCAAGGAGGTTCTGCCGAGGAGGGAAGGGCTTCCGAGCGTCACGATTCTAGGAACTGGAGGGACGATAGCGAGCAGGGTTGACTACAAGACCGGTGCCGTCCACCCGGCTTTTACCGCCGAGGAGCTGGCGAAGGCCGTCCCTGAGATATTCGAGATGGCGAACATCACGCCCAAGCTCATTATGAACATACTCAGTGAGGACATGAAGCCGGCCTACTGGGTCAAAATCGCCGAGGAGGTTGCCAAGGCCCTCAACGGGGATGAGGACGGCGTTGTCATAGCCCACGGAACCGACACTATGGGCTACACGGCCTCTGCCCTGAGCTTCATGCTGAGGAACCTCACGAAGCCCGTTGTCCTCGTCGGTGCCCAGAGGAGCTCCGACAGGCCGAGCAGCGACGCGGCCATGAACCTCACCTGCGCGGTCAAGATGGCGACGAGCGACATCGCCGAGGTCATGGTGGTGATGCACGGCGAGACGAGCGACACCTACTGTTTGGCCCACAGGGGCACAAAGGTCAGGAAGATGCACACCAGCAGGCGCGACGCCTTCAGGAGCATCAACGACGTCCCGATAGCGAAGGTGTGGCCAAAGGGCGAAATCGAGTTCCTCAGGAGCGACTACAGGAGGAGGGGCGAGGGAGAGGTTATAGCTGATACCAAGATGGAAGAGAAAGTCGCCCTCCTGAAGGTCTACCCGGGAATCAGCGGTGAGATACTCGACTTCCTTGTGGACAAAGGTTACAAGGGCGTTGTCATAGAGGGAACAGGCCTCGGCCACGTCCCGCAGGACTTCATCCCGCACGTTGAGAGGGCAGTTCAGGAAGGCGTTGCCGTCTGCGTCACGAGCCAGTGCCTCTACGGCAGGGTGAACCTCAACGTCTACTCGAACGGCAGGAAGCTCCTGAGGGTCGGGGCTATTCCATGTGAGGACATGCTCCCGGAGACGGCCTACGTCAAGCTCATGTGGGTTCTTGGCCACACCAACGACCTGAAGGAAGTGGAGAAGATGATGCTTACGAACTACGCCGGCGAGATTACGCCTTACACAAGGTACGACACGTTCCTGAGGTGA
- the gatE gene encoding Glu-tRNA(Gln) amidotransferase subunit GatE: MTEKFDYRELGIKVGLEIHRQLDTKKLFSPVPSELTEEVDFTFERRLRPTMSELGEIDPAALEEFKKGRKYIYEGSYELSDLVYMDEEPPRGPDREALEVTLQIAYLLNAKPVDEVHFMRKIVIDGSNVSGFQRTAVIALDGRVDTPWGSVGIPTICLEEDACRIVERKEKEVIYRLDRLGIPLVEISTTPDIHHPEQAKVVAKYIGDALRATRKVKRGLGTIRQDLNVSIKGGARVEIKGVQELDMIPLIIEREVERQLNLLKIRDELRERGVKPEDIKEEFYDVTDVFENTESKIIARTIKKGGKVLAVKLPKFRGLIGREIQPGRRLGTEMADRAKKYVKGIFHIDELPNYGIREKEVNGVIEKLGLGELDAFVLVAADEETAKKALAEVVKRAREAIEGVPEETRRALPDGNTQYMRPLPGKARMYPETDIPSIFIPPEEKERIKANLPELPQERVERYVKEYKIDKSLAETLVNDERDELFEELVEKGVKPSLAASILVVVLKGLKKEVPIENITDDHIREAFQLYTEGKIAKEAFEEIFKELALHPEKSAAQVAEEKGLTLLSEEEVERIIDEVVQQNIEVIKAKGMGAMGMVMGRAMAKLRGRADGKLVSTLVRKKIQELSGG; this comes from the coding sequence ATGACCGAGAAGTTCGATTACAGGGAGCTCGGCATTAAGGTCGGCCTTGAGATTCACAGACAGCTCGATACCAAAAAGCTGTTCTCTCCAGTTCCGAGCGAGCTTACCGAGGAGGTTGATTTCACCTTTGAAAGGCGCCTCAGGCCAACGATGAGCGAGCTCGGCGAGATAGACCCAGCCGCACTCGAGGAGTTCAAGAAGGGGAGGAAGTACATCTACGAGGGCAGCTACGAGCTGAGCGACCTCGTTTACATGGACGAGGAACCGCCGAGGGGGCCGGACAGGGAGGCTTTAGAGGTCACGCTCCAGATAGCCTATTTACTGAACGCCAAGCCCGTTGACGAGGTCCACTTCATGAGGAAGATAGTCATAGACGGCTCTAACGTCTCCGGTTTCCAGAGGACTGCTGTTATAGCGCTCGACGGGAGGGTTGACACGCCCTGGGGAAGCGTTGGAATCCCGACGATATGCCTTGAGGAAGACGCCTGCAGAATCGTCGAGAGGAAGGAGAAGGAGGTAATATACCGCCTCGACCGCCTCGGAATTCCACTGGTGGAAATAAGCACGACCCCCGACATACACCACCCTGAGCAGGCCAAGGTCGTCGCCAAGTACATTGGAGACGCGCTCAGGGCCACGAGGAAGGTCAAGCGCGGTCTCGGAACGATAAGGCAGGATTTGAACGTCTCGATTAAAGGTGGAGCGAGAGTTGAGATTAAGGGAGTGCAGGAGCTCGACATGATTCCGCTTATCATCGAGAGGGAAGTTGAGAGACAGCTCAACCTGCTCAAAATCCGCGACGAGCTCCGCGAGAGGGGCGTTAAGCCCGAAGACATTAAGGAGGAGTTCTACGACGTCACCGACGTCTTTGAGAACACTGAGTCCAAGATAATCGCGAGGACGATTAAGAAGGGCGGAAAGGTTCTCGCAGTGAAGCTGCCGAAGTTCCGCGGGCTCATAGGCAGGGAAATCCAGCCCGGCAGGAGGCTCGGCACCGAGATGGCAGACAGGGCGAAGAAGTACGTGAAGGGCATCTTCCACATTGATGAATTACCGAATTATGGAATTAGGGAAAAAGAGGTTAATGGAGTTATTGAAAAACTTGGCCTCGGCGAGCTTGACGCCTTTGTCCTCGTCGCGGCCGACGAGGAGACCGCAAAGAAGGCCCTCGCGGAAGTCGTTAAGCGCGCGAGGGAGGCCATTGAAGGCGTCCCCGAGGAGACGAGGAGGGCCCTGCCCGACGGCAACACCCAGTACATGCGCCCCCTGCCCGGCAAGGCTAGGATGTACCCGGAGACGGACATACCCTCGATATTCATCCCGCCCGAGGAGAAGGAGAGGATTAAGGCCAACCTCCCGGAGCTCCCGCAGGAGAGGGTCGAGCGCTACGTGAAGGAGTATAAGATTGACAAAAGCCTGGCAGAAACCCTTGTTAACGACGAGCGCGACGAACTCTTCGAGGAGCTCGTGGAGAAGGGTGTGAAGCCCTCGCTGGCCGCTTCAATCCTCGTTGTCGTCCTCAAGGGCCTCAAGAAGGAGGTTCCAATTGAAAACATCACCGACGACCACATCAGGGAGGCCTTCCAACTCTACACCGAGGGCAAGATAGCCAAAGAGGCCTTCGAGGAGATATTCAAGGAGCTCGCACTCCACCCGGAGAAGAGCGCCGCCCAGGTGGCAGAGGAGAAGGGACTCACCCTGCTCAGCGAAGAGGAAGTTGAGCGCATCATAGACGAGGTCGTCCAGCAGAACATCGAGGTCATTAAAGCGAAGGGCATGGGCGCCATGGGCATGGTAATGGGTCGCGCCATGGCGAAGCTCCGCGGAAGGGCCGACGGAAAGCTCGTCAGCACCTTGGTGAGAAAGAAAATTCAGGAGCTCAGCGGAGGCTAA
- a CDS encoding MinD/ParA family ATP-binding protein: MAVVVVTGRGGAGKTTTTANLSSYLAMKEYRVLAVDGDLYLPNLGFHFALDTVKYTVHTLLKNPDIDPEWAIYRHNETGVYVMPGSTQLQDVLGISPRKLVDILERVKYKFGVVFVDSPTGVPFDTLPTFQVANYQIIVVEIERSPIYSFETMVKNEIEKLKALGEKYNLNIGVVLNKVRESADVVDKIIEAIETDLDVPVLGWVPFDYNVPESINVGIPIVKYRPNSDAAVAFKEIGEVLEEWIFG; this comes from the coding sequence ATGGCGGTAGTCGTCGTAACAGGGCGTGGAGGCGCCGGCAAAACTACCACAACGGCAAACCTAAGTTCGTACCTCGCCATGAAAGAGTATCGAGTTCTGGCCGTTGACGGAGATTTGTATCTCCCGAACCTCGGCTTTCACTTTGCCCTTGATACCGTTAAGTACACAGTCCACACCCTTCTGAAGAACCCCGATATAGACCCCGAGTGGGCCATATACCGCCACAATGAAACCGGAGTCTACGTAATGCCCGGGAGCACCCAGCTCCAGGACGTCCTCGGGATATCGCCGAGGAAGCTGGTTGATATCCTTGAGAGGGTAAAGTACAAGTTTGGCGTCGTTTTTGTAGATTCCCCCACTGGTGTTCCCTTTGACACGCTTCCAACGTTCCAGGTCGCTAACTACCAGATTATAGTCGTCGAAATAGAGCGTTCACCGATTTACTCCTTTGAGACGATGGTCAAAAACGAAATAGAGAAGCTGAAGGCCCTTGGAGAGAAGTACAACCTCAACATAGGTGTTGTCCTTAACAAGGTTCGCGAGAGCGCGGACGTTGTGGACAAGATAATCGAGGCGATTGAAACCGACCTCGATGTCCCTGTTCTCGGGTGGGTTCCCTTTGACTACAACGTCCCCGAGTCCATCAACGTTGGAATCCCCATAGTTAAATACCGTCCCAACAGCGACGCCGCCGTCGCGTTTAAAGAAATCGGGGAAGTCCTTGAAGAGTGGATATTCGGCTGA
- the pheS gene encoding phenylalanine--tRNA ligase subunit alpha: protein MELSYQEKLTLIKLNELKKSKFEELVKETGLEQVAVMRAVLGLQAKGLAKLHERSERVVKLTETGKRYAEVGLPEWRALKVLREKKKVTLDDLREVLSDDELKPIVGLLRKEGWASVRKEDGKLVLEITEKGLKAEERPIDGALKLLVEREIVPVKEIEKLVPVKELKRRKIGEEETITERTVEITPEGEELAPKVELKREVSVLTPELIKSGKWREVEFRKFDIKAPVRRIYPGKKQPYRAFLDKIRRRLIEMGFIEMTVESLIETQFWNFDALFQPQNHPAREWTDTYQLKYPKTGFLPEKELVERVKAAHEHGLAGSRGWGYVWSPERAMLLMPRAHGTALSGRQLAKGVEIPGKYFTIQRVFRPDVLDRTHLIEFNQIDGFVVGEDLNFRHLLGILKRFAVEIAGAKKVKFLPDYYPFTEPSVQMSAYHPELGWVEFGGAGIFREEMTKALGIDVPVIAWGIGIDRLAMFKLGIDDIRYLFSYDLRWLREAKLVW, encoded by the coding sequence ATGGAGCTGAGCTATCAGGAAAAGCTCACCCTCATCAAGCTCAACGAACTGAAAAAGTCTAAGTTCGAGGAGCTCGTCAAAGAAACTGGACTCGAACAGGTAGCGGTCATGAGGGCCGTTCTCGGCCTGCAGGCGAAAGGTCTGGCCAAACTCCACGAGAGGAGCGAGAGAGTCGTTAAGCTCACCGAGACTGGAAAGAGGTACGCCGAGGTAGGCCTTCCCGAGTGGAGGGCTCTAAAGGTTCTCCGCGAGAAGAAAAAGGTGACCCTCGACGATCTCAGAGAAGTCCTCAGCGACGACGAGCTGAAGCCCATAGTCGGCCTCCTCAGGAAGGAAGGCTGGGCAAGCGTTAGGAAAGAAGACGGAAAGCTCGTCCTCGAAATCACCGAGAAGGGGCTTAAAGCTGAGGAAAGACCCATTGACGGGGCCTTAAAGCTCCTCGTCGAGAGGGAGATTGTTCCTGTTAAGGAAATCGAGAAGCTCGTTCCCGTTAAGGAGCTCAAGAGGAGGAAAATCGGAGAGGAGGAAACCATAACCGAGAGAACCGTCGAGATTACCCCGGAGGGCGAGGAGTTAGCTCCAAAAGTGGAGCTGAAGCGGGAGGTTTCAGTTTTAACCCCCGAGCTCATAAAGTCGGGCAAATGGCGCGAGGTCGAGTTCAGGAAGTTCGACATAAAGGCCCCCGTCAGGAGAATCTATCCCGGCAAGAAGCAACCTTACAGGGCGTTCCTCGACAAGATAAGGAGAAGGCTTATCGAGATGGGCTTCATAGAGATGACCGTCGAGAGCCTCATCGAGACTCAGTTCTGGAACTTTGACGCGCTATTCCAGCCCCAGAACCACCCGGCGAGAGAGTGGACTGACACTTACCAGCTCAAGTACCCGAAGACCGGGTTCCTGCCGGAGAAGGAGCTTGTCGAGAGGGTTAAGGCCGCCCACGAGCACGGTCTGGCAGGCTCACGCGGTTGGGGCTACGTCTGGTCTCCAGAGAGGGCGATGCTCCTCATGCCGAGGGCACACGGCACTGCTCTAAGCGGTAGACAGCTCGCCAAAGGCGTTGAGATTCCCGGAAAATACTTCACAATCCAGCGCGTTTTCCGTCCGGACGTCCTCGACAGGACGCACCTCATCGAGTTCAACCAGATTGACGGCTTCGTCGTTGGGGAAGACCTCAACTTCAGGCACCTGCTCGGAATCCTCAAGCGCTTTGCAGTTGAGATTGCAGGAGCAAAGAAAGTCAAGTTCCTGCCCGACTACTATCCGTTCACCGAACCGAGCGTCCAGATGAGCGCCTACCACCCTGAACTCGGCTGGGTCGAGTTCGGCGGTGCCGGAATCTTCCGCGAGGAGATGACCAAGGCCCTTGGAATAGACGTCCCGGTCATCGCGTGGGGAATCGGAATCGACAGATTAGCTATGTTCAAGCTCGGGATAGACGACATACGCTACCTGTTCAGCTACGACCTCCGCTGGCTGAGGGAAGCGAAGCTGGTGTGGTGA
- a CDS encoding tRNA pseudouridine(54/55) synthase Pus10, with translation MIVEKAGEVLEKYRLCDHCLGRLFAKLGKGTNEERGRAVRFVLNMERSAEGLEPIKEPDECGLCHNVFDRIPELVETMKKASEGIEFETFLVGSRFPEEIREKERAIWGEFGIDTAEPINREFNRELGKAFGRATGKETSKEPDVVFIVEPFSGNVELQINPIYVYGRYRKLVRGIPQTPLPDFEDSVASIICRAFSRAFVGKCVFKGAGREDVDVRMLGNGRPFIVEVKSPKRRKVNLENVAEEINASGKVEVLNLRFVSAKEAEEVLTKNHRKEYLALVLVEEGVTPEEAEEVAKKLTGLEIHQRTPWRVRKARADRVRVRKVHEAEARWVDGKHFELRLVTDGGLYIKELISGDKGRTKPSVTDLLGKNAWCERLDVLNILDE, from the coding sequence ATGATAGTCGAGAAGGCCGGCGAAGTCCTTGAAAAATACAGGCTCTGCGACCACTGCCTCGGCAGGCTCTTCGCCAAGCTCGGCAAGGGCACCAACGAGGAGCGCGGGAGAGCGGTAAGGTTTGTACTCAACATGGAGCGTTCTGCGGAGGGTTTAGAACCCATAAAGGAGCCAGATGAGTGCGGGCTCTGCCACAACGTCTTTGACAGGATTCCCGAGCTCGTGGAGACTATGAAGAAGGCGAGCGAGGGTATTGAGTTCGAGACGTTTCTTGTGGGTTCCCGCTTCCCGGAGGAAATCAGAGAGAAAGAGAGAGCCATCTGGGGGGAGTTCGGGATTGACACCGCCGAGCCGATAAACAGGGAGTTCAACCGCGAGCTCGGAAAGGCCTTTGGCCGGGCCACAGGGAAGGAAACCTCCAAGGAACCGGACGTCGTCTTCATCGTGGAACCGTTTTCAGGTAATGTTGAGCTCCAGATTAATCCCATCTACGTTTACGGTCGCTACAGAAAGCTCGTGCGCGGGATTCCACAGACGCCCCTGCCGGACTTCGAGGATAGCGTCGCTTCTATAATCTGCAGGGCGTTTTCGAGGGCCTTTGTGGGGAAGTGCGTCTTTAAGGGCGCCGGAAGGGAGGACGTTGACGTAAGGATGCTCGGCAACGGGAGGCCCTTCATAGTTGAAGTTAAGAGCCCGAAGAGGAGAAAGGTTAACCTTGAGAATGTAGCGGAAGAGATAAACGCGAGCGGGAAGGTAGAAGTGCTCAACCTGCGCTTCGTTTCGGCAAAGGAAGCCGAGGAAGTGCTCACGAAGAACCACAGGAAAGAATACCTCGCGCTCGTCCTCGTCGAGGAAGGGGTCACTCCCGAGGAAGCCGAGGAAGTTGCGAAAAAGCTCACCGGCCTTGAAATCCACCAGAGGACGCCCTGGCGCGTTAGAAAGGCGAGGGCCGACAGGGTGCGGGTGAGGAAGGTTCACGAGGCCGAGGCGAGGTGGGTTGACGGGAAGCACTTTGAGCTCCGCCTCGTCACCGACGGCGGGCTCTACATCAAGGAATTAATCTCCGGCGACAAAGGGCGCACAAAGCCCTCTGTAACTGACCTGCTCGGAAAGAACGCGTGGTGCGAGAGGCTTGATGTCCTTAACATCCTTGATGAGTAG
- the tdh gene encoding L-threonine 3-dehydrogenase, whose translation MAEKMPAIMKTKPAYGAELVEVDVPKPGPGEVLIRVLATSICGTDLHIYEWNEWAQSRIKPPQIMGHEVAGEVVEVGPGVEDLQEGDYISAETHIVCGKCYACKHNRYHVCQNTKIFGVDMDGVFATYAIVPAQNAWKNPKDMKPEYAALQEPLGNAVDTVLAGPIAGRSTLITGAGPLGLLGITVAKASGAYPVIVSEPSDFRRKLAKKVGADYVINPFEEDPVEVVMSITDGAGVEVFLEFSGAPKALEQGLKATTPGGRVSLLGLFPRDVTLDFNNLIIFKALEVHGITGRHLWETWYTVSSLIQSGKLNLDPIITHRYKGFDKYEEAFELMRAGKTGKVVFFPKE comes from the coding sequence ATGGCCGAAAAAATGCCCGCTATTATGAAGACTAAACCCGCTTACGGAGCTGAGCTCGTTGAAGTTGACGTCCCCAAGCCCGGGCCGGGCGAAGTCCTCATCAGGGTTCTCGCCACCAGCATCTGCGGTACGGACCTCCACATCTACGAGTGGAACGAGTGGGCGCAGAGCAGGATTAAGCCGCCCCAGATTATGGGCCACGAGGTGGCTGGAGAAGTCGTTGAAGTCGGCCCCGGTGTTGAAGACCTTCAGGAGGGCGACTACATAAGCGCGGAGACGCACATCGTCTGCGGAAAGTGCTATGCCTGCAAGCACAACCGCTACCACGTCTGCCAGAACACCAAGATTTTCGGCGTTGATATGGACGGTGTCTTCGCTACCTATGCCATAGTCCCCGCCCAGAACGCCTGGAAGAACCCCAAGGACATGAAGCCCGAGTATGCCGCCCTCCAAGAACCGCTCGGCAACGCCGTTGATACCGTCCTGGCCGGCCCGATAGCTGGAAGGAGCACGCTCATAACCGGCGCCGGCCCGCTCGGACTGCTCGGCATAACCGTTGCCAAGGCCTCTGGAGCCTACCCGGTCATCGTGAGCGAGCCGAGCGACTTCCGGAGAAAGCTCGCCAAGAAGGTGGGTGCGGACTACGTCATCAACCCCTTCGAGGAAGACCCTGTTGAAGTCGTCATGAGCATAACAGACGGCGCAGGTGTAGAGGTCTTCCTTGAGTTTAGTGGTGCACCGAAAGCCCTTGAGCAGGGACTTAAGGCGACAACCCCCGGAGGAAGGGTCTCACTCCTCGGCCTCTTCCCGCGCGACGTCACGCTCGACTTCAACAACCTCATAATCTTCAAGGCCCTCGAAGTCCACGGTATCACCGGAAGGCACCTCTGGGAGACCTGGTACACGGTCTCAAGCCTCATCCAGAGCGGAAAGCTCAACCTCGACCCGATAATCACCCACAGGTACAAGGGCTTCGACAAGTACGAGGAAGCCTTCGAGCTCATGCGCGCCGGCAAGACCGGCAAGGTCGTCTTCTTCCCTAAGGAGTGA